From the genome of Nocardia sp. NBC_01503, one region includes:
- a CDS encoding PaaI family thioesterase: MTIPLDTLTIPDHIQGYPELAFGGFVAGMLADRSAASTVRIDFRRPIAVSTPVVLSGDNGHAALSAPDGTLLVEAAPSVLTLAAPPAPSWSEAQAATETALSSPGRAITSCYGCGTACAPGRGIRLFSWTRPGQRMMTAAWTPDPGLAAENGELTTESVWSALDCPGGLAAFIHSDMARGAFTAALTATQLSPMYAGEDYISHAWPISREGRKHTVGVALSTPGGELCALAEALWIEPRVS; the protein is encoded by the coding sequence ATGACGATTCCGCTGGATACGCTCACCATTCCCGACCATATTCAGGGCTACCCGGAGCTGGCCTTCGGCGGCTTTGTCGCGGGCATGCTCGCGGACCGCAGTGCCGCGAGCACCGTCCGCATCGACTTCCGCCGTCCCATCGCGGTATCCACCCCGGTGGTGCTGTCCGGCGATAACGGCCACGCCGCCCTGTCCGCCCCCGACGGCACCCTGCTGGTCGAGGCCGCCCCGTCGGTGCTGACCCTGGCCGCCCCACCCGCGCCCTCCTGGTCGGAGGCGCAGGCCGCCACCGAGACGGCACTGTCCTCCCCAGGACGCGCGATCACCTCCTGTTACGGCTGCGGAACGGCCTGCGCCCCGGGCCGCGGCATCCGCCTGTTCTCCTGGACCCGCCCGGGACAACGCATGATGACCGCCGCCTGGACCCCCGATCCGGGCCTGGCCGCCGAAAATGGGGAACTCACAACCGAATCCGTCTGGTCGGCCCTGGATTGCCCCGGCGGTCTGGCGGCCTTCATCCACTCCGATATGGCCCGGGGCGCCTTCACCGCCGCCCTCACCGCCACCCAACTGAGCCCGATGTACGCGGGCGAGGATTACATCTCGCACGCCTGGCCGATCAGCCGCGAGGGTCGTAAACACACTGTCGGCGTGGCGCTTTCGACCCCCGGCGGCGAGCTGTGCGCGCTCGCCGAGGCGCTCTGGATCGAGCCGCGCGTCAGCTGA